In a single window of the Lates calcarifer isolate ASB-BC8 linkage group LG1, TLL_Latcal_v3, whole genome shotgun sequence genome:
- the gjc4b gene encoding gap junction gamma-1 protein, with translation MSWSFLTRLLDEISNHSTFVGKIWLTLLIVFRIVLTAVGGESIYYDEQSKFVCNTQQPGCENVCYDAFAPLSHIRFWVFQVIMITTPTIMYLGFAMHKIARMEDDDYRPRGRKRMPIVSRGANRDYEEAEDNGEEDPMILEEIEPEKEKEVAEKPSKKHDGRRRIKRDGLMKVYVFQLLSRAIFEVSFLFGQYVLYGLEVAPSYVCTRSPCPHTVDCFVSRPTEKTIFLLIMYAVSALCLLFTVLEILHLGISGIRDCFCAPRSRPPTPRHPALASQRSSICRQPSAPPGYHTALKKDPTGKMGFRDNLGDSGRESFGDEASSRELERLRRHLKLAQQHLDLAYQNEENSPSRSSSPESNGTAVEQNRLNFAQEKQSSTCEKGLRA, from the exons ATGAGTTGGAGCTTCCTCACACGTCTGTTGGATGAGATTTCCAATCACTCCACCTTCGTGGGCAAAATCTGGCTCACCCTCCTCATCGTCTTTCGCATCGTGCTGACGGCGGTTGGGGGCGAGTCAATCTACTATGATGAACAGAGTAAATTTGTGTGTAACACACAGCAACCTGGTTGTGAGAATGTGTGCTATGATGCATTTGCGCCGCTGTCGCATATTCGCTTTTGGGTCTTTCAGGTGATTATGATCACCACCCCCACCATCATGTACCTTGGCTTTGCTATGCATAAGATTGCCCGCATGGAGGACGATGACTACCGTCCCCGGGGCAGGAAGAGGATGCCCATAGTGAGCCGTGGTGCCAACCGGGACTACGAGGAAGCAGAGGACAACGGGGAGGAGGACCCCATGATCCTGGAGGAAATTGAGccagaaaaggagaaggaagtTGCGGAGAAGCCCAGCAAAAAACACGATGGACGCCGTCGCATTAAGAGAGACGGCCTGATGAAGGTTTACGTGTTTCAGCTGCTATCACGTGCCATCTTTGAGGTCTCGTTCCTGTTTGGACAGTACGTCCTTTATGGGCTGGAAGTGGCGCCGTCGTATGTATGCACACGCTCTCCTTGCCCGCACACAGTGGATTGCTTCGTCTCACGCCCTACAGAGAAAACAATCTTCCTGCTCATCATGTATGCTGTCAGCGCCTTGTGCCTGCTCTTCACCGTGTTGGAGATCCTCCACCTTGGCATCAGTGGTATTCGTGACTGTTTTTGCGCGCCACGATCTCGACCTCCCACGCCCCGCCACCCAGCTCTGGCCAGCCAGAGGTCCTCCATCTGCCGTCAGCCCTCTGCGCCTCCAGGTTACCACACAGCTCTGAAGAAGGACCCAACAGGAAAAATGGGCTTTAGGGATAACCTGGGAGACTCGGGCCGCGAGTCATTTGGGGACGAGGCTTCATCGCGGGAGCTGGAGAGGCTGCGCAGACACCTAAAGCTGGCCCAGCAGCACCTGGATCTGGCTTATCAGAACGAGGAGAACAGCCCGTCACGCAGCAGCAGCCCAGAGTCCAATGGCACCGCAGTTGAACAGAACAGACTAAACTTTGCCCAGGAGAAGCAGAGCAGTACATGTGAGAAAG GTCTCCGTGCATAG